One Tamlana carrageenivorans genomic region harbors:
- the pheT gene encoding phenylalanine--tRNA ligase subunit beta: protein MKISYNWLKQFIKTDWTPEQTSELLTDLGLEVEGLDTFQSVKGGLEGVVVGEVLTCEKHPNADKLKVTTVNVGEDSPLQIVCGAPNVAAGQKVPVATIGTTLYTEEGEAWTIKKGKIRGEASFGMICAEDELGLGKSHDGILVLDESIAVGTPVAELYDVENDQVFEIGLTPNRADAMSHYGTARDLKAGLAQKDINVELITPSVSAFRVDNRILKIDVDVKNKDLAPRYCGLTISGLKVKESPSWLQNRLKAIGLSPINNIVDATNYVLHDLGQPLHAFDANKIAGNKIEVKTLEAGTKFVTLDGVERELHEDDLMICDAEKPMCIAGVFGGTYSGVTENTTSIFLESAYFNPVSVRKTAKRHALNTDASFRFERGIDPNITEYALKRSALLIQEIAGGEITSDIVDFYPNKINDFEVRLSFENAKKLIGEEIPKEVIKRILSSLEIKVNNVTETGLGLTVPAYRNDVQREADIIEEILRVYGYNNVKTTTKLNASIATTSRFEDYKMQNIIGSQLASQGFYEILSNSLTTPNYVKLSEQLKDEHNITMINPLSGDLSVLRQSLLFSGLEAISFNINRKRADLKLFEFGKTYHGYSDDKREEFKHLSLFITGNQSAEKWHDQNKKSDFFLMKGLVLSTLERLGISRIQETPISNDLFSEGLTISLGKNKLVDFGIIKKQILKHFDIAQEVLYADFNWDNILDLVKHNNIKFKAIPKFQPVRRDFALLLDDNVTFEAIYKLAKQSEKQLLKDVNLFDVYQGKNLPSGKKSYAVSFTLLDENKTLNDKQIDKIMKKLQSTFESQLGAELR from the coding sequence ATGAAGATTTCATATAACTGGTTAAAACAATTCATAAAAACAGATTGGACACCAGAACAAACTAGCGAATTACTTACAGATTTAGGACTTGAAGTGGAAGGTTTAGATACTTTTCAATCGGTTAAAGGCGGACTAGAAGGCGTTGTTGTTGGCGAGGTACTAACTTGCGAAAAACACCCAAATGCCGATAAGCTAAAAGTGACTACGGTAAATGTTGGTGAAGATTCGCCGCTACAAATTGTTTGTGGCGCTCCTAATGTTGCAGCTGGACAAAAAGTTCCTGTAGCAACCATTGGAACCACGCTTTACACTGAAGAAGGTGAAGCTTGGACCATTAAAAAAGGAAAAATTAGAGGTGAAGCGAGTTTCGGGATGATTTGTGCTGAAGATGAACTCGGACTAGGAAAATCGCACGACGGGATTTTGGTTTTAGATGAATCGATTGCTGTAGGAACCCCTGTTGCTGAACTTTATGATGTTGAAAACGATCAGGTTTTTGAAATCGGATTAACACCTAACCGTGCTGATGCCATGAGTCACTACGGAACAGCAAGAGATTTGAAAGCGGGACTGGCTCAAAAAGACATTAATGTCGAATTAATTACACCTTCGGTTAGTGCCTTTCGTGTTGACAATCGCATCTTAAAAATTGATGTGGATGTAAAAAACAAAGATTTAGCGCCTCGCTATTGCGGATTAACCATTTCTGGGCTTAAAGTAAAAGAGTCTCCATCTTGGTTACAAAACCGTTTAAAAGCTATCGGACTTAGTCCAATTAATAACATTGTTGATGCTACAAATTATGTGTTGCATGATTTAGGTCAGCCCCTACACGCTTTTGATGCTAACAAAATTGCAGGTAATAAAATTGAGGTTAAAACTTTAGAAGCTGGAACAAAATTCGTTACCCTAGATGGTGTTGAACGCGAATTGCATGAAGACGATTTAATGATTTGTGATGCCGAAAAACCAATGTGTATCGCAGGTGTATTTGGTGGCACGTATTCTGGAGTAACCGAAAACACAACAAGCATCTTTTTAGAAAGTGCCTACTTTAACCCCGTAAGTGTTCGTAAAACAGCGAAGCGTCATGCTTTAAATACTGATGCTTCTTTCAGATTTGAACGCGGTATCGATCCTAACATTACAGAATATGCCCTTAAAAGATCGGCATTGTTAATCCAAGAGATTGCAGGCGGTGAAATTACAAGCGATATTGTAGATTTTTATCCGAATAAAATCAACGATTTTGAAGTGCGTTTAAGTTTTGAAAACGCTAAAAAATTAATTGGTGAAGAAATTCCGAAGGAAGTCATTAAACGTATTCTTTCGTCTTTAGAGATAAAAGTAAACAACGTTACCGAAACTGGCTTAGGTTTAACCGTTCCTGCTTACAGAAATGATGTGCAACGTGAAGCAGATATCATTGAGGAAATTCTTAGAGTTTACGGATATAACAACGTAAAAACAACTACGAAGTTAAACGCTTCTATTGCAACCACGTCTCGTTTTGAAGATTACAAAATGCAAAACATCATTGGGAGTCAGTTAGCCTCTCAAGGGTTTTATGAAATACTTTCAAATTCCTTAACCACACCTAATTACGTGAAGTTAAGCGAGCAGTTAAAGGACGAACATAACATTACTATGATAAATCCTTTAAGTGGTGATTTATCGGTTTTAAGACAATCGCTATTGTTTTCTGGACTAGAAGCTATTTCTTTTAATATCAACAGAAAACGCGCCGATTTAAAACTTTTTGAATTCGGAAAAACGTACCATGGTTACAGCGATGATAAACGTGAAGAATTTAAACATTTATCACTTTTCATTACAGGAAATCAATCGGCTGAAAAATGGCACGATCAAAATAAAAAGAGTGATTTCTTTTTAATGAAAGGACTCGTTTTAAGCACTTTAGAACGTTTAGGGATTTCAAGAATCCAAGAGACGCCAATTTCAAACGATTTATTTTCTGAAGGTTTAACAATAAGCTTAGGGAAAAACAAATTAGTAGACTTCGGAATCATTAAAAAACAAATCCTAAAACACTTCGATATTGCTCAAGAAGTGCTTTACGCCGACTTTAACTGGGACAATATTTTAGATTTGGTTAAACACAACAACATTAAGTTTAAAGCCATTCCTAAATTCCAACCTGTAAGACGTGATTTCGCTTTATTATTGGATGATAATGTCACTTTTGAAGCTATTTATAAGCTTGCAAAACAAAGTGAAAAGCAATTGCTTAAAGACGTTAATTTGTTTGATGTGTATCAAGGTAAAAACCTACCTTCTGGCAAAAAGAGTTACGCCGTTAGTTTCACCCTTCTAGATGAAAACAAAACGCTAAACGATAAGCAAATTGATAAAATCATGAAGAAGCTTCAATCTACTTTTGAAAGTCAATTGGGTGCTGAATTGAGGTAG
- a CDS encoding XRE family transcriptional regulator has translation MKIIAKNIKHLRTLKKLSQEVLADELKVTRSRIGSYEEGRSAPSIDMLILLSDYFKLPIDILLRNDLTKATDASFIEVGNQRVLFPITIDSDNENLIEVVPIKASAGYLAGYDDPEYIEQLQKIKLPFLPTGKHRAFPIKGDSMLPMKDGSFVIGRFIEDRNDIKTGRTYVLVTLNDGMVYKRVMNNIDFNNSLLLMSDNKKYNDYSIPMDEVLEIWEYTCSINTQEYSEEELKLSSIINMFTELGIELKALEQLVK, from the coding sequence ATGAAAATAATAGCTAAAAACATAAAACATTTACGTACCCTAAAAAAGTTATCTCAAGAAGTCCTTGCAGATGAACTGAAGGTTACACGATCGCGTATTGGGTCTTATGAGGAAGGCCGTTCGGCACCAAGCATTGATATGCTTATACTGCTGTCTGATTATTTTAAATTACCCATAGATATTTTATTACGTAATGATTTAACCAAGGCTACAGACGCTTCTTTTATCGAAGTAGGAAATCAGCGTGTATTATTTCCCATAACCATAGATAGCGACAACGAAAATTTAATTGAAGTCGTTCCTATTAAAGCTTCGGCGGGGTATTTAGCCGGTTATGATGACCCCGAATATATTGAGCAGTTACAAAAAATAAAATTGCCTTTTCTACCTACCGGTAAACACAGAGCCTTTCCTATAAAAGGAGATTCTATGTTGCCTATGAAAGATGGTTCTTTTGTTATTGGGCGTTTTATAGAAGATAGAAATGATATAAAAACAGGACGAACCTACGTTTTAGTTACATTAAATGATGGCATGGTGTATAAGCGTGTTATGAATAACATCGACTTTAACAACTCCCTTTTATTAATGTCCGACAACAAGAAATACAATGATTACAGCATTCCTATGGATGAAGTTTTAGAAATCTGGGAATACACCTGTAGCATTAACACCCAAGAATATAGTGAAGAAGAACTCAAGCTAAGTAGTATCATCAATATGTTTACCGAACTGGGCATTGAGCTCAAAGCTTTAGAACAATTAGTAAAATGA
- a CDS encoding SDR family oxidoreductase → MSKVVLITGGSSGIGKSIGTFLNTKGYIVYGTSRNPQHYKDSPFPILTLDVKDGETIMKTVQDVINKEGRLDVVINNAGTGITGPIEEIPDTEIKNNFETNFFGPLKVIKAVLPQMRKQNAGLIINITSIAGYMGLPYRGVYSASKGALELITEAYRMELKNFNIKMTNVAPGDFATNIAAGRYHAPLLDDSPYYKTYKDTLELMNTHVDHGSNPNMMAEAVCKIIETNNPKVHYKVGAFMQKFSIVLKRILPDTVYEKLLMNHYKL, encoded by the coding sequence ATGTCGAAAGTTGTTTTAATCACTGGAGGATCTTCAGGAATAGGGAAATCTATAGGAACGTTTTTAAATACTAAAGGTTATATTGTTTATGGTACCAGTAGAAATCCGCAACATTATAAAGATAGCCCGTTTCCTATTCTTACACTTGATGTTAAAGATGGTGAAACTATAATGAAAACTGTTCAAGACGTTATTAATAAGGAAGGCAGATTAGATGTGGTTATCAACAACGCTGGTACTGGTATTACAGGACCTATAGAGGAAATTCCAGACACTGAAATTAAAAATAATTTTGAAACGAATTTTTTCGGACCCCTAAAAGTGATTAAAGCGGTGTTGCCACAAATGAGAAAGCAAAACGCTGGATTAATTATTAACATCACCTCAATAGCTGGTTATATGGGTTTGCCGTACCGAGGTGTTTATAGCGCGAGTAAAGGCGCTTTAGAGCTTATTACCGAGGCTTATCGTATGGAGCTGAAAAACTTCAATATAAAAATGACCAATGTGGCTCCTGGCGATTTTGCTACCAATATTGCTGCAGGACGTTATCATGCTCCCTTGTTAGATGATTCGCCTTATTATAAAACTTATAAGGATACTTTAGAGTTGATGAATACACATGTTGATCACGGGAGTAACCCTAACATGATGGCCGAAGCGGTTTGTAAAATTATTGAAACCAATAATCCTAAAGTGCACTATAAAGTAGGGGCGTTTATGCAGAAATTCTCTATTGTTTTAAAGCGTATTTTACCAGATACGGTTTATGAAAAACTTTTAATGAATCATTATAAGCTTTAA
- a CDS encoding DUF4372 domain-containing protein yields the protein MNKSKNFSGQPIIKQVLNFILPKDVHRTAKKHNSDRYTKKFITYEHLATMVFTVISDCSSLREVSSIMLACKGKINHLGLTDFPKRSTLSEQKHLFFQQICFRTADFFN from the coding sequence ATGAATAAAAGTAAGAACTTTAGCGGACAACCCATAATCAAACAGGTATTAAATTTCATTTTGCCCAAAGATGTTCATCGTACAGCCAAAAAGCACAACAGCGATCGCTATACCAAAAAGTTTATCACCTATGAGCATTTGGCTACTATGGTATTTACCGTGATCAGTGACTGTAGCTCACTTCGTGAGGTTTCCAGTATTATGCTTGCCTGCAAGGGAAAGATCAACCATCTAGGACTCACGGACTTTCCAAAACGCAGTACCTTGTCAGAGCAAAAGCACCTATTTTTCCAGCAAATCTGTTTTCGGACAGCTGATTTCTTTAATTGA
- a CDS encoding PliI family lysozyme inhibitor of I-type lysozyme: MRKLVLLILLAISLVSCQDKTKTNAESSSDIPVNSEIKGKADIVFKSNPIAEGYRTVITEKYNELEVNFASYYVITTWGCGSGCVTGVMVDIRDGIVYSLPEDKEWGGNGTYIDSKKESQILVTVAVAQSPSGEIEDIRKYWEWNEDLKKFKFIKEETVKEEQKFVFQKTLSLQNITFEIKASGEGSIQQLSIQPEGLEIDNQKKTLEIEGQVTNAEIEDLNSDGSPEILIYIVSAGSGSYGNVIGYSVNNRKSMSKIYFPDLFDNKEASSGYMGHDEFAIIETTLARRFPIYNDGDTNNNPTGGTRQIEYKLKDGEASRLFVIDKISEY; this comes from the coding sequence ATGAGAAAATTAGTATTATTAATTTTATTGGCAATCTCTCTAGTTTCTTGTCAAGACAAGACTAAAACCAATGCAGAATCAAGTAGTGATATCCCTGTGAATTCTGAAATCAAAGGGAAGGCCGATATCGTTTTTAAGAGTAACCCAATAGCTGAAGGCTATAGAACTGTAATCACCGAAAAGTATAATGAACTTGAGGTGAATTTTGCTTCCTATTATGTAATTACAACTTGGGGTTGTGGATCTGGTTGTGTGACTGGGGTTATGGTTGACATTCGAGATGGCATTGTTTATTCTCTGCCTGAAGACAAGGAATGGGGAGGTAATGGAACTTATATTGATTCAAAAAAGGAAAGTCAAATTCTTGTAACAGTTGCAGTCGCTCAATCACCATCAGGAGAGATAGAAGATATTCGTAAATACTGGGAATGGAATGAGGATTTAAAAAAATTCAAGTTTATTAAAGAGGAAACTGTCAAAGAAGAACAAAAATTTGTTTTTCAAAAAACCTTGAGCTTACAGAACATAACATTTGAAATAAAAGCGAGTGGAGAAGGATCTATTCAACAGCTTTCCATTCAACCAGAAGGTTTGGAAATAGATAATCAAAAAAAAACTCTTGAAATAGAAGGACAAGTTACCAATGCAGAAATTGAAGATTTAAATTCGGATGGATCTCCAGAAATCTTGATTTACATCGTTTCAGCAGGAAGTGGTAGTTATGGAAACGTCATTGGTTATTCCGTGAATAATAGAAAATCAATGAGTAAAATTTACTTCCCTGACTTATTTGATAACAAAGAAGCTAGCAGTGGATATATGGGACACGATGAATTTGCCATTATAGAAACCACTTTAGCAAGAAGGTTTCCTATTTACAATGATGGAGATACTAATAATAACCCAACCGGAGGTACTCGCCAAATCGAATACAAACTTAAAGACGGTGAAGCATCTAGATTATTTGTAATAGATAAAATTAGTGAATATTAA
- a CDS encoding transposase, translating to MEIEGVSHATLLTIISEIGPEDFYKFPSAKHFTSWMRLAPNNKISGGKVLSHRTPKGSNRIKTALRQAANAIGNLKDTHLSNFFRKIAFKKGRQVAISATARKLAVIIWNMVTKKQPYIPPTQYLFHDQKKKKKWDWLKEFKKKSVYLILSLKNLISQTIDFQ from the coding sequence ATGGAAATTGAAGGTGTAAGTCACGCAACACTGCTAACTATAATTAGCGAGATTGGACCAGAAGACTTTTATAAATTTCCCTCGGCAAAACATTTCACCTCCTGGATGCGACTTGCTCCCAACAATAAAATATCTGGAGGAAAAGTCCTTAGTCATCGCACGCCAAAAGGAAGTAATCGAATAAAAACAGCACTTAGGCAAGCTGCAAATGCTATCGGAAATTTAAAAGATACTCATTTATCCAATTTCTTTAGAAAAATCGCTTTTAAAAAAGGTAGACAAGTAGCTATTAGCGCAACAGCAAGAAAACTAGCAGTTATTATTTGGAATATGGTCACAAAAAAACAACCTTATATCCCTCCTACTCAATATTTATTCCATGATCAAAAAAAAAAAAAAAAATGGGACTGGTTAAAAGAATTTAAAAAAAAATCAGTATATTTGATATTAAGCCTGAAAAATTTGATTTCACAAACTATTGATTTTCAATAA
- a CDS encoding exonuclease domain-containing protein, whose amino-acid sequence MIYTVIDVETTGPSNKVTEISIFRYDDAVLVDKFTSLVNPETLIPDYITDLTGIDDYMVSKAPKFHEIAENILAITQQAVFIAHNVSFDYNVIRNEFKALGITFNRKKLCTVRLSRKLIPGHKSYSLGEICQDLNIPIHGRHRAKGDVEATVILFQKLLEQPDAQDVIQLFLKKDAKEKKLPKNLKAETYNQLPKAIGVYYFKDKKGTVIYVGHATDIQKQVLKHFNSKAEKEVLLTQETVDIDFELSGSETIALLMEDAAIKEYNPKYNQVLKRAPKAYGIFSYQDRNGIIHLAFNVLKAAPSPFQILYSVKTCQQYLEKLCKQFNLCPKYCHLQEGLQECSNYQVQSCKGVCRQTESVALYNIRVKQAIEFSKTNSKNMILKQQGRHENENAFIMIKDSLYCGYGFIDKEEQMMTTEDLEPFLIQQNDNVDVQRILQPTLLSI is encoded by the coding sequence ATGATTTATACCGTAATTGACGTAGAAACTACGGGACCCAGTAATAAGGTTACTGAAATCTCCATTTTTAGATATGACGATGCTGTTTTAGTTGATAAATTTACAAGCCTTGTTAATCCAGAAACATTAATTCCAGATTATATTACAGATTTAACAGGAATCGATGATTATATGGTGTCTAAAGCGCCTAAATTTCATGAAATTGCTGAAAATATCTTAGCTATCACACAACAGGCGGTGTTTATAGCTCATAATGTGAGTTTTGACTACAACGTAATAAGAAACGAGTTTAAAGCCCTTGGTATCACTTTCAACCGAAAAAAACTATGTACAGTAAGACTGTCTCGAAAACTTATACCCGGCCATAAATCGTATAGTTTAGGTGAAATTTGTCAGGATTTAAATATCCCTATACACGGCAGACACCGAGCCAAAGGCGATGTAGAAGCTACCGTAATTCTTTTTCAAAAATTATTAGAGCAACCAGATGCTCAAGATGTCATTCAGTTGTTTCTTAAAAAAGACGCTAAAGAAAAAAAGTTACCTAAAAACCTGAAAGCAGAAACTTATAATCAATTACCAAAAGCCATCGGGGTTTATTATTTTAAAGACAAAAAAGGCACTGTTATTTATGTAGGTCATGCTACCGACATTCAAAAACAAGTTTTAAAGCATTTTAATAGCAAAGCAGAAAAAGAAGTGCTTTTAACACAAGAAACGGTTGATATAGATTTTGAACTTTCTGGAAGTGAAACCATTGCTTTGCTTATGGAAGATGCTGCCATAAAAGAATACAATCCTAAGTACAATCAAGTATTAAAACGGGCTCCAAAAGCCTACGGCATCTTTAGTTATCAAGACCGCAATGGCATTATACATTTAGCATTTAACGTCCTAAAAGCAGCCCCCTCTCCTTTTCAAATCCTGTATAGCGTAAAAACATGTCAGCAATATTTAGAAAAGCTGTGTAAACAGTTTAATTTATGTCCTAAATACTGTCATTTACAAGAAGGTCTTCAAGAATGTTCTAATTACCAAGTTCAATCCTGTAAAGGTGTTTGTAGACAAACAGAATCGGTAGCACTCTATAATATTCGTGTCAAACAAGCTATAGAATTCTCTAAAACCAACTCAAAAAATATGATCTTAAAACAACAAGGCAGACATGAAAATGAAAACGCTTTTATCATGATAAAAGATAGCTTGTATTGTGGTTATGGGTTTATAGATAAAGAAGAACAAATGATGACTACAGAAGATTTAGAGCCTTTTTTAATTCAGCAGAATGATAATGTTGATGTTCAAAGAATACTGCAACCTACATTGCTGAGTATTTAG
- a CDS encoding DUF4372 domain-containing protein translates to MIRKEVKKRDSDRYTKRFTTKDHLISMLFCSFSKCTSLREISGAMLGLSGKTSSFHTLSRKVCKL, encoded by the coding sequence ATGATAAGAAAAGAAGTTAAAAAACGTGATTCAGACCGTTATACTAAGCGATTTACGACCAAAGATCATTTGATAAGTATGCTTTTTTGTTCGTTTTCAAAGTGTACTTCGCTTAGAGAAATATCAGGAGCAATGCTTGGTTTGTCAGGAAAAACGAGCAGTTTCCACACACTATCCCGTAAAGTGTGTAAGTTATAA
- a CDS encoding T9SS type A sorting domain-containing protein: MKKTLLLLLLPLGVLGQVNHPVTNGDFETSTGGVPDSWTAGLGTLTVGDAYAGANGALLTSSSGSPNNNIINDETYSLTVGLPTYLTAWVKPTANNDRSALRLMQSDGTTNLIGGQAVVWNNAEYIDTWNKIMMIQYTPASDIDVKVRLDNPIANDIINYDDVQLVQNPLTVNGDMEIQFLSNSATTPYTQVYQKNQINPISKVTTNFRSGRHALMCNTVGATATFNQGPAYRHVREEAAMDYKGSIWVQLDAASPAADFFAELWVDNAKVATGAITTIDYATESGWVEIESPTYTSDDTGGGSVYLRLVCNNSGTDRAVFYVDDYILNKAPANSLITASNDFIKNNFTVSKTGVSLKSLSGNVQVFDLLGRRLASKQVRAQETLDFNFEEGTFYIVKVSAKEGTASRKVGFN, from the coding sequence ATGAAAAAAACATTACTACTATTATTACTTCCCTTAGGTGTATTAGGTCAAGTTAACCACCCAGTAACAAATGGGGATTTTGAAACATCAACGGGAGGTGTTCCTGATAGCTGGACAGCGGGATTAGGAACTTTAACAGTTGGCGATGCTTATGCTGGTGCTAATGGGGCCTTGCTAACCAGTTCTTCGGGTAGTCCGAATAACAATATTATAAACGATGAGACTTATAGTTTAACGGTAGGGTTACCAACTTATTTAACGGCTTGGGTTAAGCCTACAGCTAACAATGATAGATCTGCCTTAAGATTAATGCAATCCGACGGGACTACCAACTTAATTGGAGGACAAGCTGTAGTGTGGAATAATGCAGAATATATCGATACATGGAATAAAATAATGATGATCCAGTATACGCCTGCATCAGACATTGATGTGAAAGTTCGACTTGATAATCCTATAGCAAACGATATTATTAATTATGATGATGTTCAACTGGTTCAAAACCCATTAACTGTAAATGGCGATATGGAGATTCAGTTTTTGTCCAATAGTGCAACAACGCCTTACACACAGGTATATCAAAAGAATCAAATCAATCCTATTTCTAAAGTAACTACCAATTTTAGAAGTGGAAGACATGCCCTAATGTGTAATACGGTAGGAGCTACTGCAACATTTAATCAAGGTCCAGCCTATCGACATGTAAGAGAAGAAGCAGCTATGGATTATAAAGGCTCTATTTGGGTACAATTAGATGCGGCTTCCCCTGCGGCAGATTTTTTTGCTGAATTATGGGTAGACAATGCTAAAGTAGCTACTGGTGCCATAACTACAATTGACTATGCTACAGAATCGGGATGGGTAGAAATAGAATCACCCACTTATACCTCTGATGATACTGGAGGAGGTAGTGTTTATTTGAGGTTAGTCTGTAATAACAGTGGAACAGATAGAGCGGTTTTTTATGTTGATGACTACATACTTAATAAAGCACCAGCTAACAGTTTAATTACAGCTTCTAACGATTTTATTAAAAACAATTTTACAGTTTCTAAAACTGGCGTTAGCTTAAAATCTCTATCAGGAAATGTACAGGTATTTGATTTGTTAGGAAGACGCTTAGCGTCAAAGCAAGTAAGAGCTCAAGAAACTTTAGATTTTAATTTTGAAGAAGGAACCTTTTATATTGTAAAAGTTTCTGCAAAAGAAGGAACAGCTTCGAGAAAAGTTGGTTTTAATTAA
- a CDS encoding IS1380 family transposase translates to MKIIKSQRINPFGGLNFVINEFEQLGLGTLLENNLPHIVQQASYSWKDLLYSFWSIYFCGGDCIEDISLNLKEHLRDNPFFKVPSPDRILDRFKELSQTKDLFTLPRGTSLHQFGLNFTLNELNLTTTNDHILDYDNTILYTNKKDSIRTYKKGSGYCPGVEIIKNNIVYVENRNGNSAAKDLQLETFTRMFYELENQGIQIDAFRADAASYQVNVVDFISTKVNRFFIRACMSDALAKRISEITNWSEERVGSETIFRGEIKFTPFIRSLKRKKLLHKTKEYRLVVSKIERNDKQVNLFTKDAYLYSAILTNDFSMSINEVVDFYNQRGAIEKEFDILKNDFGWNNLPFSKLEQNTVFLLFTAMCRNLYQYIIERFSKRFKGLKANYRIKKFIFRFISIPAKWIKTARQYKLRVYGIIHFKT, encoded by the coding sequence ATGAAAATAATAAAATCTCAACGTATTAACCCTTTTGGGGGATTAAATTTTGTTATCAATGAGTTTGAACAGCTTGGTTTAGGCACATTGCTTGAAAACAATTTACCTCATATTGTTCAGCAAGCTTCTTATAGTTGGAAAGACTTATTATATTCCTTTTGGTCTATCTATTTTTGTGGAGGAGATTGCATTGAAGATATCTCGTTGAACTTAAAAGAGCATCTAAGAGACAATCCTTTTTTTAAAGTGCCAAGTCCTGATAGGATTCTTGATAGATTCAAAGAATTATCACAGACAAAAGACCTTTTTACATTACCAAGAGGTACTAGTTTACATCAATTTGGCTTGAACTTTACTTTAAATGAGTTGAATTTAACTACCACGAATGATCATATTTTAGATTATGACAATACGATTCTATACACCAATAAGAAAGACAGCATAAGAACTTACAAAAAGGGCTCTGGATACTGCCCAGGAGTGGAGATAATTAAGAATAATATTGTTTATGTTGAAAATCGAAATGGAAATAGTGCAGCCAAAGATTTACAGTTAGAAACATTTACTAGAATGTTTTATGAACTCGAAAATCAAGGAATACAAATTGATGCTTTTAGAGCCGATGCAGCTTCTTATCAAGTTAATGTGGTTGATTTTATTTCTACAAAAGTTAATCGATTCTTTATTAGAGCATGTATGAGCGACGCATTGGCTAAAAGGATATCTGAAATAACTAACTGGTCTGAAGAAAGGGTCGGCTCCGAAACAATTTTCAGAGGAGAAATAAAATTCACTCCCTTTATAAGATCATTAAAACGAAAAAAACTACTCCATAAAACTAAGGAATACAGGCTTGTTGTAAGTAAAATAGAGCGTAATGACAAACAGGTAAATTTATTTACTAAAGATGCTTATTTGTATTCAGCGATATTGACCAACGACTTTTCGATGTCCATCAATGAAGTTGTTGATTTTTATAATCAACGTGGAGCGATTGAAAAAGAATTTGATATTCTCAAGAATGACTTTGGATGGAACAACTTGCCGTTTTCAAAATTAGAGCAAAATACAGTTTTTCTGTTATTTACTGCTATGTGCAGGAATCTGTATCAGTATATTATAGAACGGTTTTCCAAACGATTTAAGGGATTAAAGGCAAACTATAGAATTAAAAAATTCATCTTTAGATTTATATCCATTCCTGCCAAATGGATAAAAACGGCTAGACAATATAAGTTAAGGGTGTATGGAATTATTCACTTTAAAACTTAA